The following are encoded together in the Thermococcus sibiricus MM 739 genome:
- a CDS encoding radical SAM protein translates to MIMWFRRVEVEEIKRAKEALQHYFSILSGEERPNFFYTNRVEVNFKEDTDLEELWEIHKEGMERLRKNNLKENPEKSLLDLKALIAHKMLERCELCEFKCHTNRFEEMGYCRVKESLVASTFLHIGEEPELVPSYTIFFSGCNFRCVFCQNWDISQHRVGLMYSPKDMAAKIAVAYAEGAKNVNLVGGEPTPNLLFILESLRYVRVPIPVIWNSNMYMSEKSMALLDGVVDLYLADFKWGNDEDALKYSSAPKYWEITTRNFLLAKKHYKAEFLIRHLLIPGHLECCTKPILKWISENLGRNVRVNVMFQYRPEYRAHEYPEIDRRLTNDEMLKAAQLVKEFGLKNALVG, encoded by the coding sequence ATGATCATGTGGTTTAGAAGGGTAGAAGTTGAAGAGATTAAAAGGGCAAAAGAAGCTCTACAGCATTATTTTTCAATTTTAAGTGGAGAGGAAAGGCCCAACTTCTTTTACACAAATCGGGTAGAGGTTAATTTCAAAGAAGATACTGATCTTGAGGAGTTGTGGGAGATACATAAAGAAGGTATGGAAAGGCTGAGGAAAAACAATTTAAAGGAGAATCCAGAAAAAAGTCTTCTTGACTTAAAAGCTCTAATAGCACATAAAATGCTTGAAAGATGTGAACTGTGTGAGTTCAAGTGCCACACAAACCGCTTTGAGGAAATGGGCTACTGCAGGGTTAAAGAGAGCTTAGTTGCAAGCACTTTCCTTCACATAGGGGAAGAACCGGAGCTAGTTCCATCTTATACGATTTTCTTCTCAGGGTGCAATTTCAGGTGCGTCTTTTGTCAAAATTGGGATATAAGTCAACACCGTGTAGGTCTAATGTATTCTCCAAAAGATATGGCCGCTAAAATAGCGGTAGCTTATGCGGAAGGTGCTAAAAACGTTAACCTCGTCGGCGGTGAACCCACTCCAAACCTTCTCTTCATTCTCGAGAGTTTGAGATACGTAAGGGTTCCAATTCCCGTGATCTGGAACTCCAACATGTACATGAGCGAGAAGAGCATGGCTCTTTTAGATGGAGTTGTCGATCTCTATCTCGCAGATTTCAAGTGGGGCAACGATGAAGATGCACTAAAATACTCCAGTGCCCCAAAATACTGGGAAATCACTACAAGGAACTTTTTACTTGCTAAAAAACATTACAAAGCAGAATTTTTAATAAGACACCTCCTAATCCCCGGTCATCTGGAATGTTGTACAAAGCCGATTTTGAAATGGATAAGCGAAAATCTTGGCAGGAACGTGAGGGTTAACGTGATGTTTCAATATCGGCCGGAGTACAGGGCTCATGAATACCCCGAAATTGATAGAAGGCTTACGAATGATGAAATGCTCAAAGCAGCCCAGCTTGTAAAGGAGTTTGGATTAAAAAACGCGCTGGTGGGATAG
- the for gene encoding tungsten-containing formaldehyde ferredoxin oxidoreductase gives MKGWWGRILRVDLTNNKVWVQEYSEEVAKNFIGGRGLAAWILWNEAKNVDPLGPDNKLIFASGPFNGLPTPSGGKMVIAAKSPITGGYGDGNLGTMATVHLRKAGYDALVVEGKAKKPVYIYIEDDNVSILSAEGLWGKTTFETEKELKEVHGKNVGVLSIGPGGENLVKYAVVISQEGRAAGRPGMGAVMGSKKLKAVVVKGTKEIPVADKEKLRELSQEAYNAILNSPGYPFWHRQGTMAALEWTNENSALPTRNFSDGSFEFARSIDGFTMEGMKVKQRGCPYCNMPCGNVVLDADGQESELDYENVALLGSNLGLGKLNEVSVLNRIADEMGLDTISLGVSISYVMEAKEKGLIKDENAPEFGDFKKAKQLALDIAYRRGELGNLAAEGVKGMSEKLGAKDFAMHVKGLEVSGYNCFIYPAMALAYGTSAIGAHHKEAWVIAWEIGTAPIEGEKAQKVEYKISYDPEKAAKVIELQRLRGGLFEMLTACRLPWVEVGLSLDYYPKLIEAITGVKYTWDDLYKAADRVYALMRAYWVREYNSNWSREMDYPPERWFKEGLKSGPYKGQHLDKEKYDVLLNEYYKLRSWDERGIPKKETLKDLGLEFVIPELEKVTKLE, from the coding sequence ATGAAAGGTTGGTGGGGAAGGATACTTAGAGTTGATTTAACGAACAACAAAGTATGGGTGCAAGAATACTCTGAAGAGGTCGCAAAGAACTTTATTGGTGGTAGAGGTTTAGCTGCATGGATTCTTTGGAATGAAGCCAAAAACGTAGATCCTCTCGGTCCTGATAACAAATTGATCTTTGCAAGCGGTCCGTTTAACGGTCTTCCAACCCCAAGCGGTGGAAAAATGGTTATCGCTGCTAAGAGCCCAATAACAGGTGGTTACGGCGATGGTAACCTTGGAACAATGGCCACTGTGCACCTGAGAAAAGCTGGTTATGATGCTCTTGTTGTTGAAGGAAAGGCCAAAAAGCCAGTCTACATCTATATTGAGGATGATAACGTTAGTATCTTAAGTGCTGAGGGCCTTTGGGGCAAGACTACCTTTGAAACTGAGAAAGAACTTAAAGAGGTCCATGGTAAAAATGTTGGTGTTCTCAGCATAGGTCCTGGTGGAGAGAATCTTGTCAAATACGCAGTAGTAATTTCTCAAGAAGGAAGGGCCGCTGGAAGGCCTGGTATGGGTGCAGTGATGGGAAGTAAGAAGTTAAAGGCAGTTGTGGTAAAGGGTACCAAAGAAATTCCTGTTGCTGATAAGGAGAAGCTTAGGGAGCTTTCACAAGAGGCCTACAATGCAATTCTTAACTCGCCAGGTTATCCATTCTGGCATAGACAAGGAACAATGGCTGCACTTGAATGGACCAATGAAAACTCGGCTCTTCCAACAAGAAACTTCAGTGACGGTAGTTTTGAGTTCGCTCGTTCTATTGATGGTTTTACAATGGAAGGTATGAAAGTTAAGCAAAGAGGCTGTCCATACTGTAACATGCCATGTGGAAACGTGGTTCTTGATGCAGATGGCCAAGAGAGTGAGCTTGACTATGAAAATGTTGCTCTATTAGGTTCAAACCTTGGACTTGGGAAGCTCAATGAAGTCTCAGTCCTTAATAGAATTGCCGACGAGATGGGCCTTGATACAATATCCCTTGGAGTATCGATCTCTTATGTGATGGAAGCCAAAGAGAAGGGTCTCATAAAAGATGAGAATGCTCCCGAATTTGGCGACTTCAAGAAAGCCAAGCAGCTTGCCTTGGATATAGCTTACAGAAGGGGAGAGCTTGGAAACCTTGCTGCTGAAGGTGTCAAAGGTATGAGTGAAAAACTCGGTGCTAAGGACTTCGCAATGCACGTAAAAGGTTTAGAAGTAAGCGGTTACAACTGTTTCATCTATCCAGCAATGGCTTTGGCATATGGAACAAGTGCCATTGGAGCTCACCACAAGGAAGCATGGGTCATCGCATGGGAAATTGGAACAGCTCCAATTGAGGGTGAAAAGGCTCAGAAGGTTGAATATAAAATCTCTTATGACCCAGAGAAGGCTGCAAAGGTCATTGAATTGCAGAGGCTCAGAGGTGGTCTCTTCGAGATGCTCACGGCATGTAGGCTTCCATGGGTTGAAGTGGGACTCAGCTTGGACTACTATCCCAAGCTTATTGAGGCTATCACAGGTGTTAAGTATACATGGGACGACTTATACAAAGCAGCTGATAGAGTTTATGCCCTCATGAGGGCCTACTGGGTAAGAGAATACAATAGCAACTGGAGCAGGGAGATGGACTACCCACCAGAGAGATGGTTCAAAGAAGGCCTTAAGAGTGGACCTTATAAGGGACAGCACCTTGATAAGGAGAAATATGACGTGCTACTCAACGAATACTACAAGCTCAGGAGCTGGGATGAGAGAGGTATTCCAAAGAAGGAGACCCTCAAAGACCTTGGCCTTGAATTCGTTATTCCAGAGCTTGAGAAGGTTACAAAGCTCGAGTGA
- a CDS encoding MoaD/ThiS family protein, producing MVKIRLMGAFAHLAKARELEVKLEGPKTANEILREVIPRYDEFHDKIIFINGKPAKGEAIVEENDEIKVMPVLSGG from the coding sequence ATGGTGAAAATCAGGCTTATGGGGGCTTTTGCTCATCTGGCCAAGGCGAGAGAGCTCGAAGTTAAACTTGAAGGTCCAAAAACTGCTAACGAAATTCTCAGAGAAGTCATCCCACGATATGACGAATTCCATGATAAAATAATATTTATCAATGGCAAACCAGCGAAAGGGGAGGCAATTGTGGAAGAAAATGATGAAATAAAAGTTATGCCAGTTTTAAGTGGCGGCTGA
- a CDS encoding glycosyltransferase family 2 protein translates to MLSGKKISIIIPAYNEAGRIGNVLSKIPDFADEIIVVDDGSKDNTAEVAKKYGAKVIRLKENQGKGAAMNTGMKEATGDIIVFIDADGQHNPEEITKLLKPILQDEADFVIGSRLIKVQGKRPLIRKVSNFLSTSLIRLKLGINVKDTQSGFRALKREFLPEIESKRYEVETELLIKAVKKGARVKEVPVERIYGIETGHFRFEDVIRFLKVLFKY, encoded by the coding sequence ATGTTAAGTGGAAAGAAGATTAGTATCATAATCCCTGCCTACAACGAAGCAGGAAGAATTGGTAATGTCCTTTCAAAAATTCCTGATTTTGCTGACGAAATTATAGTGGTAGATGATGGAAGCAAAGATAACACTGCCGAAGTAGCAAAGAAATATGGAGCGAAAGTTATACGATTAAAAGAAAACCAAGGCAAAGGTGCTGCCATGAATACAGGCATGAAAGAAGCCACTGGAGATATCATAGTCTTTATTGATGCTGATGGACAACACAACCCTGAGGAAATCACTAAACTTCTCAAACCAATACTACAGGATGAAGCTGATTTCGTGATAGGTTCTAGATTAATAAAAGTGCAAGGTAAAAGGCCCCTTATTAGAAAGGTCAGCAACTTTCTAAGTACATCTCTAATAAGGCTAAAACTTGGAATTAACGTGAAGGATACACAAAGTGGATTTAGAGCTCTTAAACGTGAATTTTTACCCGAAATTGAGAGCAAGAGATATGAAGTAGAAACCGAGCTCTTAATAAAAGCTGTAAAAAAAGGTGCAAGAGTTAAAGAAGTGCCTGTAGAAAGGATATATGGGATTGAAACTGGACATTTCCGATTTGAGGATGTTATAAGATTTTTGAAAGTTCTTTTTAAGTACTAA
- a CDS encoding zinc metalloprotease, translating into MELVGFVHVSNTFNERLIARVYKRVNAYFKSKNLPIRLVYLGELELGPGYLVNIQTENGNVKGYPLEGVTELLHAKLIHTQEEIMEKRKTREEKNENKNNNVSKMNKIFGILNFPIVSRNPYLDFYEKFLGIQQDFHELKVMVLSIKPFEDNDEKVFEKRLFKGILHEVGHAFGLNHCQEDCVMNPPKVIGEWDLRRDDFCERCFVELKRNVKWKED; encoded by the coding sequence ATGGAGCTCGTAGGATTTGTTCATGTGAGCAATACGTTCAATGAAAGATTAATAGCTAGAGTCTATAAGAGGGTTAATGCATATTTCAAATCAAAAAACCTTCCAATAAGGCTAGTTTATTTAGGAGAGCTTGAACTAGGGCCCGGTTATCTTGTAAATATTCAAACAGAAAATGGAAATGTTAAAGGATACCCTTTAGAGGGCGTTACTGAACTTCTCCATGCAAAGCTCATTCACACCCAAGAGGAAATTATGGAAAAGAGAAAAACACGTGAGGAAAAAAATGAAAATAAAAACAACAACGTATCAAAAATGAACAAAATATTTGGTATATTGAATTTTCCCATAGTCTCCAGAAATCCCTATTTAGACTTTTATGAGAAGTTCTTAGGAATCCAACAAGATTTCCATGAACTAAAAGTCATGGTACTATCCATCAAACCTTTTGAAGACAATGACGAGAAAGTTTTTGAAAAAAGGCTTTTTAAAGGAATCTTACATGAGGTAGGGCATGCCTTTGGATTAAATCATTGCCAAGAGGATTGCGTAATGAATCCTCCAAAAGTTATTGGTGAATGGGACTTGAGAAGAGACGACTTCTGTGAAAGGTGCTTTGTGGAGCTGAAAAGAAATGTTAAGTGGAAAGAAGATTAG
- a CDS encoding prenyltransferase/squalene oxidase repeat-containing protein: MGSKLGDYVKLREILKYIEERRHEDGGYCFVSLLNETNINDTYYAVKIYDLLGMKVPEQEKTIGFLYDSLKPQQAVVAVSMAIEGLAILGAKDLAKDGLSLVFEKYDPLQGKFAVGLGGSEEFGTATPLEATYWMLRALKATNHKISPEEKEKIKEFIESFRKGDGYGLKQATTTMTYQAIYSLNSLDYKIPKTSHFHRCEVYGGFTEVPYSLPPYLEPTFYALRGLKLLGERPRYVKEHINFIRALQNPNGGFRRSLEMGISNFQNTYRALRALDDLLGF; this comes from the coding sequence ATGGGCTCGAAGCTAGGAGATTATGTAAAGCTTAGAGAGATTTTAAAGTATATTGAAGAGAGGAGACATGAAGATGGAGGTTACTGCTTTGTTTCCCTCTTGAATGAGACAAACATAAATGACACTTACTATGCGGTTAAAATCTACGACCTCCTAGGCATGAAAGTTCCAGAGCAAGAGAAAACTATAGGATTCCTTTACGACTCATTAAAGCCACAACAAGCAGTTGTTGCGGTATCTATGGCAATTGAGGGGTTGGCGATTTTAGGGGCAAAAGACCTCGCAAAGGACGGCCTTTCGCTGGTCTTTGAAAAATATGATCCTCTCCAGGGTAAGTTTGCTGTAGGTCTTGGAGGGAGCGAGGAATTTGGGACTGCAACTCCACTTGAAGCAACTTACTGGATGCTTAGAGCACTCAAGGCAACAAATCACAAAATCTCTCCAGAAGAAAAAGAGAAAATAAAAGAGTTCATCGAAAGCTTTAGAAAAGGGGACGGCTACGGATTAAAACAAGCTACAACCACCATGACTTATCAGGCAATATATTCGCTCAATTCTTTGGACTACAAGATACCAAAAACAAGCCACTTTCATAGATGTGAGGTTTACGGGGGCTTCACAGAGGTGCCCTATTCTCTCCCACCCTATCTGGAGCCAACGTTTTATGCATTAAGAGGGCTAAAACTGCTCGGTGAGAGGCCGCGATATGTGAAGGAGCATATAAACTTCATAAGAGCCCTTCAAAACCCTAACGGGGGCTTTAGAAGGAGTCTTGAAATGGGCATCTCAAACTTTCAGAACACTTATAGAGCTTTGAGGGCACTTGATGACCTTTTGGGCTTTTAA
- the crcB gene encoding fluoride efflux transporter CrcB translates to MNAKVLLAVGVGGMLGAIMRYSIAGLLPVYKDFPVGTLLVNSIASFLLGYLYGLVFFGYEVSPNWRVFFGTGFCGGLSTFSTFSYETFSLLREREHFLALLNISANIIITVSLVFLGFVLARR, encoded by the coding sequence ATGAACGCTAAGGTTCTCCTGGCAGTTGGCGTTGGAGGAATGCTTGGTGCCATAATGCGCTACAGCATTGCAGGTCTGCTTCCCGTTTACAAAGACTTTCCTGTAGGAACCCTCTTGGTAAACAGCATAGCAAGTTTTCTGCTCGGCTATCTCTACGGCTTGGTTTTCTTTGGTTACGAGGTCTCTCCCAATTGGAGAGTTTTCTTCGGAACTGGATTCTGTGGGGGATTAAGCACGTTCTCGACTTTTTCATATGAAACGTTTAGCCTTTTGCGTGAGAGGGAGCATTTTCTTGCCCTTCTAAATATCTCGGCAAACATTATAATAACTGTAAGCTTAGTATTCTTAGGGTTTGTTCTTGCAAGGAGGTGA